One segment of Synechococcus sp. A15-24 DNA contains the following:
- a CDS encoding ParB-like protein encodes MALDLSGYQPIPEAGRKTELTEIPIASLQPTQWCVGLAEVWARQEDFASETRQQRLDYLKGKPVPLVRSAAGEVWMVDRHHRLRGLLGLDPQSTTWGYVIADLHCSDRSEVMRFLEQQGWLYLIDGRGSGPRQPMELPRTLLDLEDDPYRSLVWKLKKEGFIKPQPQIPYHEFRWGAWLRRRPLPPFSSRQLQPALAPARRLVCSQAASTMAGWKGDKKACR; translated from the coding sequence GTGGCTCTCGACCTGTCTGGCTACCAACCGATCCCGGAAGCTGGACGCAAGACCGAGCTGACCGAGATCCCCATCGCCAGCCTTCAGCCGACCCAATGGTGCGTGGGTCTTGCGGAGGTATGGGCCCGGCAGGAGGACTTCGCCAGCGAAACCCGCCAGCAACGGCTCGACTATCTCAAGGGCAAGCCCGTGCCCCTGGTCCGCAGTGCTGCCGGTGAGGTCTGGATGGTGGATCGCCACCACCGACTGCGGGGTCTGCTGGGTCTGGATCCCCAGTCCACGACCTGGGGTTATGTAATTGCCGATCTGCACTGCAGCGACCGCAGCGAGGTGATGCGGTTCCTCGAACAACAGGGTTGGTTGTACCTGATCGACGGACGGGGCTCTGGGCCACGTCAGCCGATGGAGTTACCCCGTACCTTGCTCGATCTGGAGGACGACCCCTACCGCAGCCTGGTGTGGAAGCTGAAGAAGGAAGGCTTCATCAAGCCGCAGCCGCAGATCCCATATCACGAATTTCGCTGGGGTGCCTGGTTGCGTCGAAGGCCCTTGCCACCCTTCAGTTCCCGGCAGCTTCAGCCAGCACTGGCCCCGGCTCGCCGCCTGGTGTGTTCCCAGGCCGCCAGCACGATGGCGGGATGGAAAGGCGATAAGAAGGCTTGCCGCTGA